Genomic window (Granulicella arctica):
AGCCGGTCTTGAGATCCTGACTGGTGTCCCCGGCGTTTGAGGCGGCGATGCAGACGATGCCGCCGATGGTGATGGCAAGGGCTCCGAAGGCGGGGGCGGTCCAGCCACGGACCAGGAAGATGGCGGAGGTAGCCATGAGGGTAGCGATGGTCATGCCAGAGACGGGGGATGCAGAGCTTCCGACTATGCCAACGATGCGGGCGCTGACGGTGACGAAGAGGAAGCCGAAGACGACAACGAGGAGCGCGGCGGCGACGTTGGCAAGCAGGCCGACTTGGGCTCCGGGTACGGGATGGAACTGGAGGAAGGCGACCATCAGGACGACAAGGAGGACTGAACCACCGAGGACTACGGACATGGGGAGGTCATGCTCGGTACGCGAATTCCCTGCACGCGCGGGAGCTGAACCACCCGAGCGGGTCGTGCGCATGGACTTCAGCCCTTCGGCGAGGGCGGCGATGATGGTGGGAAGGGTGCGGCAGAGGGTAATAAGACCTGCGGTGGCGACGGCTCCGGCGCCCATGGGGCGGACATAGGTCTTCCAAAGATCAGAGGGGGCCATGTCCTTGATGAGGATGGTGCCGGGGTAGAGCGGCGTGCTGAGGTGGGAGGCGAAGAAGTAGATAGCAGGCATGAGGACGAGCCAGGAGAAGACTCCGCCGGCGAGCATGACGGCGGCGACGCGGATGCCGATGATGTAGCCGACGCCGAGGTACTCAGGCGTGACATCGGCGCGGATGGCGGAGCCTTTGAGGATGTCGGCGGTGCCTTTGCCGAAGTCAGGTTCGTAGTTGGGCGTGCTTGGAAAGAGGCCGAAGAGGTTGTCGTTCTGGAAAAGGGTGTAGAGCGCGCCGAGGCCGAGGCCGAAGAAGACGCGGGAGGCGAAGGAGCCTCCGCGCTCGCCGGCCATCAGGACGTCGGCGCAGGCAGTGCCTTCCGGGTAGACGAGGGTATCGTGCTCTTCGACGATGAGCTGGCGGCGGAGCGGAATCATGAAGAGAACGCCGAGCCAGCCGCCGAAGAGGGCAAGGGCGAAGATGCGGGTGCTCTCGAGATCGAAGCCGAGAAAGATGAGAGCGGGGAGGGTGAAGATGACGCCTGCGGCGATGGACTGGCCGGCATTGCCGGTGGTCTGGACTATGTTGTTTTCGAGGATGCTGCCGCGACCAAAGGCTCGCAGGATGGAGATCGAGAGGACTGAGATCGGGATACTGGCGGCTACGGTGAGGCCAGCGCGAAGGCCGACGTAGACCGTGACCGCTCCGAAGAGAACGCCAAAGAAGGCACCAAGGATGAGGGCCCGTGGGGTGAATTCGGGGCGCGATTCAGTTGCGGGGACGAACGGTTTGAAGGCAGGCTTCGATACGGGTGTTGATGCCATGTTCTTGAGGGTCTCCGCGGTGCAGGATGCTTCTTTGGCTTGGATGGGAGTGTACCAGCGTGGTCTGGTATGGGTGATGCGATTCGCGGAGTTGGCATCAGAGACGAGTTAAGGTGATGAAGAAGGGCATGCGACGCTACGAGTAAAGCCGTGGCATCCTGCTGGGCCATCAGATCGTTTCGCACCAGAATCTTCAGAAATGGCTGAGTAAGGCATGCTTCGCTTGCATTGATTCGTACGAATGGAAGCAGGTGCGCTGGATCATGTTGGCTTCTGCGCTGTCTGGGCTTATACTGCGCTCATGGCGCGGTCCGACCGACCTGGAGCGCCGGCGAGTGAGGTGTGTCTTCAGCGATAGCCTGAACGGCAGTACGCTCGATGTTCCTGGCGGGTCTCCACCTGGCGATTTGGTGGGGAGTTGGTCCGGTGGTCCTCCTGGTGGGGAGGCGTCCGAACGCGCCGTTTGGCGAAGTATGTTTTTCAGGGGATCCGCAGCTACGGTGGGCGCGGCGCGGGCTGTCCTGGACGATCTAGTTACAACACTGTTTCCTGCAGATTGTAGAGCGTGTGATCGGCCGTTAGTGCGTGCCGGCCTTGCTCCTGTCTGCGACGATTGCCTCTTACGCATCAACCTTCAAACATTGACTCTTTGCTGGCGGTGCGGCGAGGCGCTCGGAATGGAGAGTGACCGCTTTGCGGGGCAGTTTGCCGCTGCGGATGTACTTTGTACGACCTGCCGATTTGTACCTCCCTCGTTCGAGCGAGCCACGGCATTCGGTGTGTATAAGGACGAACTGCGAACACTGGTCCACCTGCTTAAATATGAGCGCGTACGGGCTGCGGCGAAACCGCTTGGCAAGATGCTGGCGCGCGCGATTGACATGCTGGAACTTACGGGCGATGTGGCGATGATTGCGGTGCCGCTGTACCCGACCAAGGAGCGTCAGCGAGGCTACAACCAGGCGATGCTGCTGGCAGATGCTGCGGCAAGATTGACCGGCAGGACGAACGTTCGACTCCGGGCAGCCCATGGATTGTTGCGACGAGTGCGCGATACGGAAAGCCAGTTTGCGCTGAGTTCCAAGGGCCGCCGGACCAACCTCCGGGGTGCCTTTGCAGTGCCTGACGCCTCTGCGATTTCGGGTCGAACGGTGCTCCTGATCGATGACATCTACACGACCGGAGCGACCGCCCGAGAGTGTGCGCGTGTCCTGGTGCGAGCCGGAGCGGCGAAGGTTTTTGTTGCGACATTAGCGAGGGCGCAGACAGAGCGGGTGGAGCGCTGGGATGCAGGTTTTGAAACGGCAAAGCTTGAAGTAAGCGGGAACGGTCTGGCACAGACCGGGCGGATTGCAACGTAGCGAGAAGCGACATAGGCGAATGCGGAGGACTTCAGGAATGCAATCGGCGAAGATGCGGAAGCACAGGGCGAGTCAAAAGAGTCATACGACGCACGCTAACGGACGAGTGATGACAGATCTCGATGTGCGCGTTGGAGTGTTCCGCCAACCGGCGATGCAGACTCCCGTCCTGGTACTGAATGCAAGTTATGAGCCGATTAACATCTGCGGAGCGAGACGAGCCCTGGTGCTGGTTCTGAAGGGCGTCGCGCGAACGGAAGAGGAGCAGGGCGCAATTCTGCATGCGGCCAGGATGCATGTGGCTATGCCGAGCGTGATCCGTTTGCTGGACTACCGGCGTATTCCGCATCAGACGCGGGCGCTAAGCCGGAAGAATATCCTGCTACGCGACCGGAACTGCTGCCAATATTGCAGCGTCGTGCTGACCGCGGGCGAGCTGACGCTCGACCATGTGATCCCGCGATCCCGAGGTGGCTTGTCGACCTGGGAAAATCTCGTTGCGTGCTGCCATGATTGCAACCGGCGGAAAGGCAACCAGATGTTGCACGAATTGACAGAGATGAAGCTGCAGCGCGAGCCTCGTCCATTCAGTTTGCACACCTCGCGGCACATCATGCGAATGATTGGCAGTGCGGATCCAAGCTGGCGACGGTATCTTTACTTCGAGTCTGAGCCTGCAGCATAAGTTGGGCGGAAAATCGGCAGGTTACCGGATTTCACTTGCAGTCCGGGCAAAGTTGCTTGACCATAGTCCTGCCTCAGGACATGGATATTCGCGCCACGGCGCAGGACTCGAACTGACGAAACGTTTCATCAGCAAGCGTCACCATGTTCTCGAAGCATCGGGCTATGTTTGGATCTGAAGGTTGGTGCTCAGGAGAAGGTGACATGCAGGTGAAGAAGGTTTTGGTGGGCGTGATATTTCTAACGATGGCGGCA
Coding sequences:
- a CDS encoding OPT family oligopeptide transporter; translated protein: MASTPVSKPAFKPFVPATESRPEFTPRALILGAFFGVLFGAVTVYVGLRAGLTVAASIPISVLSISILRAFGRGSILENNIVQTTGNAGQSIAAGVIFTLPALIFLGFDLESTRIFALALFGGWLGVLFMIPLRRQLIVEEHDTLVYPEGTACADVLMAGERGGSFASRVFFGLGLGALYTLFQNDNLFGLFPSTPNYEPDFGKGTADILKGSAIRADVTPEYLGVGYIIGIRVAAVMLAGGVFSWLVLMPAIYFFASHLSTPLYPGTILIKDMAPSDLWKTYVRPMGAGAVATAGLITLCRTLPTIIAALAEGLKSMRTTRSGGSAPARAGNSRTEHDLPMSVVLGGSVLLVVLMVAFLQFHPVPGAQVGLLANVAAALLVVVFGFLFVTVSARIVGIVGSSASPVSGMTIATLMATSAIFLVRGWTAPAFGALAITIGGIVCIAASNAGDTSQDLKTGYLIGATPWKQQMAVMLGVIISVFSIGATLNAMNTGLEEFQRLPRPIAFSLNQLPDGVQNIGPFTRDHITLTKKAGSPASSTNAQGKEEVANTKQLILLNAIGSATLEDGKYLYNPATSEIEIQWIQGIGSEKAAAPQGRLMATVINGILTRKLPWGLVLLGVFLVIAIELLGIRSLTFAVGAYLSIATTLAIFVGGVMRWMVDRAMLHHAARQSAAEYNASVALWHADRPSWLTANPHFDETNPDHLDPATGLPVPTSVNPVHDLESEISPGSLYASGLIAAGGIVGLLGVCVKLYEAATDRSIPRFSAHNPFHHDYVSVLMFAALAFSLYYFARKPLESGS
- a CDS encoding ComF family protein yields the protein MESDRFAGQFAAADVLCTTCRFVPPSFERATAFGVYKDELRTLVHLLKYERVRAAAKPLGKMLARAIDMLELTGDVAMIAVPLYPTKERQRGYNQAMLLADAAARLTGRTNVRLRAAHGLLRRVRDTESQFALSSKGRRTNLRGAFAVPDASAISGRTVLLIDDIYTTGATARECARVLVRAGAAKVFVATLARAQTERVERWDAGFETAKLEVSGNGLAQTGRIAT
- a CDS encoding HNH endonuclease — translated: MTDLDVRVGVFRQPAMQTPVLVLNASYEPINICGARRALVLVLKGVARTEEEQGAILHAARMHVAMPSVIRLLDYRRIPHQTRALSRKNILLRDRNCCQYCSVVLTAGELTLDHVIPRSRGGLSTWENLVACCHDCNRRKGNQMLHELTEMKLQREPRPFSLHTSRHIMRMIGSADPSWRRYLYFESEPAA